One genomic region from Anopheles bellator chromosome 2, idAnoBellAS_SP24_06.2, whole genome shotgun sequence encodes:
- the LOC131212177 gene encoding uncharacterized protein LOC131212177 has translation MSVLLRTLVLLAIGATTVVLAQRRLALPDPRSCANRVRHATYRDARGVAHSYFFSWEHAPTRSLEVDWLDARNICRRHCMDAVSMETPQENEFIKQRIARGNVRYIWTSGRKCNFAGCDRPDLQPPNENGWFWSGSGVKIGATTQRNTGDWSYTGGYGQAQPDNREAAQGNDESCLSILNNFYNDGLKWHDVACHHLKPFVCEDSDELLNFVRSRNPAIRL, from the exons ATGTCTGTACTGCTGCGGACCCTGGTACTGCTGGCCATCGGGGCCACCACGGTGGTGCTAGCCCAGCGCCGTCTGGCGCTTCCGGACCCGAGAAGCTGCGCCAACC GTGTGCGACATGCGACGTACCGCGATGCCCGCGGAGTGGCCCACTCGTACTTCTTTAGCTGGGAGCACGCCCCGACCCGGAGCCTCGAGGTGGACTGGCTCGATGCGCGTAACATCTGCCGCCGGCACTGCATGGACGCCGTCTCGATGGAGACGCCGCAGGAGAACGAGTTCATCAAGCAGCGTATCGCCCGGGGCAACGTGCGCTACATCTGGACGTCTGGCCGGAAGTGTAACTTTGCCGGATGCGACCGACCGGACCTGCAGCCCCCGAACGAGAACGGGTGGTTCTGGTCCGGATCGGGTGTCAAGATCGGGGCAACTACCCAGCGCAACACCGGCGACTGGAGCTACACCGGAGGCTACGGACAGGCGCAACCGGACAACCGGGAGGCCGCTCAG GGTAACGACGAGTCCTGTCTGTCGATCCTGAACAACTTCTACAACGACGGTCTCAAGTGGCACGACGTCGCCTGCCACCATCTGAAGCCGTTCGTGTGCGAAGACTCCGACGAGCTGCTGAACTTTGTCCGCTCCCGCAACCCGGCCATCCGTTTGTAG